The Lebetimonas natsushimae genomic sequence AACCTGCGATTGTTATATTCACATCCCCTTCAACGGTTAAATGTTTTGCAAAATTAAACGATTTTGAAAACATATTACCTATTGCAATTGGTAATAAAACAAAAAAAATTCTTTTGGATTATACAGAAAATTCTGTTTTAACACCTGAGAACCCTTCTATTAAAGAATGTATAAAACTTGCAAAAAATGTAAAATTAAGATAAAATAATAAATATAAAGCTATTTCTTCTTAAATAGAGTTCTTTAAAAATCCTGATTGACAAACGCTCAAAGTTTTAGTATAATTATATTGCCTGGGAGGAGCGCTACCCGTACATTTTGGGGCCCTACAACCAATTTTATAGGGGAGATGGTAGCTGCCGGGGTGTGAGGCGAGATGGACTCGCCCCTAAACCGGCACTCCTATCCCCACTCTGTGACTTGGCGGAGCCCAAAGTCACTACGTGAACGCCCTCCCGGGTGTATAAATAGTTCTAAATATAGTGACAGACACCTATTGATATCTTTAAATTTTTAATTTTTATATATTTAAAAAAATGAGAAGTACTGGCGTCCCCGGCGCGATTCGAACGCACGGCCTCCACCTCCGCAGGGTGGCGCTCTATCCAGCTGAGCTACGGGGACAGGAATGAAATTATACCAAAATTATTGAAAAATTATAACTGCTGCTATTGCAAATCCTCCGTCATGGGATATTGAAATATCAGCCTGTTTTAGATTGAATTTTTTTAAAGTTTTTTGTGAAATATAGGGCTTGTTTTTATTGTTTTTTAAAATAATAATGTCATGAAAACCGCATTCTTTACCTATCCCGGTGCCAAGTGCTTTTGAAAAAGCTTCTTTTGCCGCAAATGCGCCCGCGATAGAGGAGGGGGTTTTGAAAAAAATTTGTTCTTCCTGTGTTAGAATTTTATTTATAACTTTATTACCATATTTTTTTATCATATTTTCGATTCTGGAAATTACAACTATATCAATTCCGATCATTGAATTACAAATTCCGTAAAATAGACATGTTTTATTTCTCCGGTTGTAAGTATTTCATTAACTTTTCTTCTAATTTCCTCTTTTAATTTTTCTTTTCCTTTTGCAGTTTGTATTTCTTCTACAGTTTTACTAGATAAAATGTTTATGATTATATCTCTTATTGCAGGTAATTTTTTATCTATTTCTTGTTGTAAATCAGGAGAATCAAGTTCAAATGAAATTTTACATTTCAAATATCTGTCAGCATTATTGCTAACCAAATTAACAATAAATTGGTCTAACGGATATATTGGTCCAACTTCTGCCATATCACTAACTTTTTTCTTTTTAATAACTTTTTCTTGTTTTTGTTCTGGCGCTTGTGTATCATCGGAATTATTTGAGAGTAAGAAATATGCCACTAATCCACCAATAACCAATAAAAGTAATAACAATATGATTATTACTATTAACAGAAGTTTATTGCCACCACTTTTTTCTTCTTTTTCTTCCTGTTCTTTATTTTCTTTTTCTTCAGCCATGATATTCCTTTTTTGTTATAATTTTATCAAAAAAGGTTTAATTTGATAAATAACTTTTTTTATATAATCGGTAAGAAAACTTTAGACTTTATAAATACATTGGGAGATTTTTTTATTTTTCAGTTAAAAATCTTATTTTTGTTTT encodes the following:
- the fliL gene encoding flagellar basal body-associated protein FliL, which gives rise to MAEEKENKEQEEKEEKSGGNKLLLIVIIILLLLLLVIGGLVAYFLLSNNSDDTQAPEQKQEKVIKKKKVSDMAEVGPIYPLDQFIVNLVSNNADRYLKCKISFELDSPDLQQEIDKKLPAIRDIIINILSSKTVEEIQTAKGKEKLKEEIRRKVNEILTTGEIKHVYFTEFVIQ
- the acpS gene encoding holo-ACP synthase, with the protein product MIGIDIVVISRIENMIKKYGNKVINKILTQEEQIFFKTPSSIAGAFAAKEAFSKALGTGIGKECGFHDIIILKNNKNKPYISQKTLKKFNLKQADISISHDGGFAIAAVIIFQ